The following proteins are encoded in a genomic region of Nocardioides renjunii:
- the tsaE gene encoding tRNA (adenosine(37)-N6)-threonylcarbamoyltransferase complex ATPase subunit type 1 TsaE — MSGARDVVVRRVGPEAAADVLAVVREAFGARPALDPPADALGEDVDTVARLLRARGGLLATIEGRPVGCVVLDPRAESLWLRRFGVVPAARGRGAATALVQEAVAAAVGRERVVVLAREELPDTVAFWQRHGFVETTRSAPYVELELALTTSFEAPDAESMRALGERVGRSLAAGDLVVLTGELGAGKTTFTQGLGEGLGVRGGVTSPTFVIARVHPSVVGGPDLVHVDAYRLGGLAELDDLDLDASLEEAVTVVEWGAGLAEALAEARLEVLIERAVGDGPADDELDPRRVSLRWVVGQ, encoded by the coding sequence GTGAGCGGCGCGAGGGACGTCGTCGTACGACGTGTCGGTCCCGAGGCGGCGGCCGACGTCCTGGCCGTGGTCCGGGAGGCGTTCGGCGCCCGCCCCGCGCTCGACCCGCCGGCCGACGCGCTCGGCGAGGACGTGGACACCGTCGCGCGACTGCTGCGCGCCCGCGGCGGCCTGCTGGCGACGATCGAGGGCCGGCCGGTGGGGTGCGTCGTCCTCGACCCGCGGGCGGAGAGCCTGTGGCTGCGGCGCTTCGGCGTGGTGCCCGCCGCCCGGGGGAGGGGCGCGGCGACCGCGCTGGTGCAGGAGGCGGTCGCGGCCGCGGTCGGACGCGAGCGGGTGGTCGTCCTCGCGCGCGAGGAGCTGCCCGACACCGTCGCCTTCTGGCAGCGGCACGGCTTCGTCGAGACGACGCGGTCGGCGCCCTACGTCGAGCTCGAGCTCGCCCTCACGACCTCCTTCGAGGCGCCCGACGCGGAGTCCATGCGGGCGCTGGGGGAGCGGGTCGGGCGCAGCCTCGCCGCCGGCGACCTCGTCGTGCTGACCGGCGAGCTTGGGGCGGGCAAGACCACGTTCACCCAGGGCCTCGGCGAGGGCCTCGGGGTCCGGGGCGGCGTCACCTCTCCGACATTCGTGATCGCCCGGGTGCACCCGTCCGTGGTGGGCGGTCCGGACCTCGTCCACGTCGACGCCTACCGGCTCGGCGGCCTGGCCGAGCTCGACGACCTCGACCTGGACGCCTCCCTGGAGGAGGCGGTGACCGTCGTGGAGTGGGGCGCCGGGCTCGCGGAGGCGCTGGCCGAGGCGCGCCTCGAGGTGCTCATCGAGCGTGCCGTCGGGGACGGCCCGGCCGACGACGAGCTCGATCCCCGCCGCGTTTCCCTCCGCTGGGTCGTCGGACAGTAA
- the tsaB gene encoding tRNA (adenosine(37)-N6)-threonylcarbamoyltransferase complex dimerization subunit type 1 TsaB: protein MLLAFDTATPLVTVALHDGERVVVEHTSEQPMKHGEHLAPLIARAMEDAGIVRQDLTAVAVGVGPGPFTGLRVGVVTARTLGLVLEVPVYGVCSLDAVALEVVGTGATTGSFLVATDARRKEVYLASYDADGRRLEGPVVTRPAEVATDAPVAGAGPGLYPDAFPHAIAPARPGAGWLAAGVSSELVDLLDPEPLYLRRPDAVAGAPRKPVS from the coding sequence GTGCTCCTCGCCTTCGACACCGCGACGCCGCTGGTGACCGTCGCCCTCCACGACGGCGAGCGGGTCGTCGTGGAGCACACGTCCGAGCAGCCGATGAAGCACGGCGAGCACCTCGCGCCCCTCATCGCCCGTGCCATGGAGGACGCCGGCATCGTGCGTCAGGACCTCACCGCCGTCGCCGTCGGCGTGGGCCCGGGCCCGTTCACCGGCCTGCGGGTCGGCGTCGTCACGGCACGCACGCTCGGGCTCGTGCTGGAGGTCCCCGTCTACGGCGTGTGCTCGCTCGACGCGGTGGCGCTCGAGGTGGTCGGCACCGGCGCGACGACCGGCAGCTTCCTCGTCGCCACGGACGCCCGGCGCAAGGAGGTCTACCTCGCCTCCTACGACGCCGACGGACGCCGGCTCGAGGGCCCGGTGGTGACCCGGCCCGCCGAGGTGGCGACCGACGCCCCGGTCGCCGGCGCGGGCCCCGGGCTCTACCCCGACGCCTTCCCGCACGCGATCGCCCCGGCACGGCCCGGTGCCGGCTGGTTGGCTGCGGGCGTGAGCTCGGAGCTCGTAGACTTGCTCGACCCCGAACCCCTCTACCTGCGGCGACCCGACGCGGTCGCCGGCGCACCAAGGAAGCCCGTCTCGTGA
- a CDS encoding GNAT family N-acetyltransferase, protein MIRPATLADLPALVALEQELFGDDAWNEALVRQEIEGPGRKFVVADALSGYAVTMTAGDIVDLLRIGVRPSARRTGIASRLLEELLVDTESASRMLLEVSVSNAPALGFYVARQFSVIDVRPHYYRDGSEALVMCRWLPGAARAETATAHD, encoded by the coding sequence GTGATCCGTCCCGCCACCCTCGCCGACCTGCCGGCCCTCGTCGCGCTCGAGCAGGAGCTCTTCGGCGACGACGCCTGGAACGAGGCGCTGGTGCGCCAGGAGATCGAGGGCCCGGGGCGCAAGTTCGTCGTGGCCGACGCCCTCTCGGGCTACGCCGTGACGATGACGGCCGGCGACATCGTCGACCTGCTGCGCATCGGCGTACGCCCCTCGGCGCGGCGCACCGGGATCGCCTCGCGGCTGCTCGAGGAGCTGCTCGTCGACACCGAGAGCGCCTCGCGGATGCTGCTCGAGGTGAGCGTGTCCAACGCACCGGCGCTCGGGTTCTACGTCGCGCGCCAGTTCAGCGTGATCGACGTACGCCCCCACTACTACCGCGACGGCTCCGAGGCGCTGGTGATGTGTCGCTGGCTCCCCGGCGCGGCCCGGGCGGAGACGGCGACGGCGCATGACTGA
- the tsaD gene encoding tRNA (adenosine(37)-N6)-threonylcarbamoyltransferase complex transferase subunit TsaD: MTDEPLVLGIETSCDETGVGIVRGHTLLADAVASSVEEHARFGGVVPEVASRAHLEAMVPTLERAADTAGIALSDIDAVAVTSGPGLAGALLVGVASAKALALGLGKPIYGVNHLAAHVAVDQLEHGPLPEPCLAMLVSGGHSSLLEVTDVTVGVEPMGSTIDDAAGEAFDKVARLLGLPFPGGPHIDREARSGNSVAIDFPRGLTSRRDLERHRFDFSFSGLKTAVARWVEAQQRAGATIDVADVAASFQEAVCDVLTRKAIDAATSRGIEDILIGGGVAANSRLRAMAEERATARGIRVRVPRPGLCTDNGAMVAALGAELVSRGRTPSLLDLPADSSQPITTVVA; the protein is encoded by the coding sequence ATGACTGACGAGCCCCTCGTCCTGGGCATCGAGACGTCCTGCGACGAGACCGGCGTCGGCATCGTGCGCGGCCACACGCTGCTGGCCGACGCCGTCGCGAGCAGCGTCGAGGAGCACGCCCGCTTCGGCGGCGTCGTGCCCGAGGTCGCCAGCCGCGCGCACCTCGAGGCCATGGTGCCCACCCTCGAGCGGGCCGCCGACACGGCCGGGATCGCGCTCAGCGACATCGACGCGGTCGCGGTCACCAGCGGGCCCGGACTCGCCGGCGCGCTGCTGGTCGGCGTCGCGAGCGCCAAGGCGCTCGCCCTCGGTCTCGGCAAGCCGATCTACGGCGTCAACCACCTGGCCGCCCACGTCGCGGTCGACCAGCTCGAGCACGGCCCGCTGCCGGAGCCCTGCCTGGCCATGCTCGTCTCCGGCGGCCACTCCAGCCTGCTGGAGGTCACCGACGTCACGGTCGGCGTGGAGCCGATGGGGTCCACGATCGACGACGCCGCGGGGGAGGCCTTCGACAAGGTCGCCCGCCTGCTCGGCCTGCCGTTCCCCGGCGGCCCGCACATCGACCGGGAGGCGCGCAGCGGCAACAGCGTCGCCATCGACTTCCCGCGCGGCCTCACCAGCCGTCGCGACCTCGAGCGGCACCGCTTCGACTTCTCCTTCTCCGGGCTCAAGACGGCGGTGGCGCGCTGGGTCGAGGCCCAGCAGCGCGCGGGCGCGACCATCGACGTCGCCGACGTCGCCGCCTCCTTCCAGGAGGCGGTCTGCGACGTGCTGACCCGCAAGGCGATCGACGCCGCCACGAGCCGCGGCATCGAGGACATCCTCATCGGTGGCGGGGTCGCCGCCAACAGCCGCCTCCGCGCGATGGCGGAGGAGCGCGCGACCGCGCGGGGCATCCGGGTCCGCGTGCCGCGCCCGGGGCTGTGCACCGACAACGGGGCCATGGTCGCCGCGCTCGGCGCCGAGCTGGTCTCGCGGGGGCGGACGCCGTCGCTGCTCGACCTGCCGGCCGACTCCTCACAGCCGATCACGACCGTCGTCGCCTAG
- a CDS encoding SigE family RNA polymerase sigma factor, which yields MTATLVDMGVHRDGSDKDSEFSAYMSARQPALYRTAYLLAGDHASAEDLLQVAFAKLYLSWDRVRDREALDGYVRRIMVNENSSLWRRAWKRREHTTDTLPETGTHDAYDDGMGGVLWSFVQTLPPKQRAVVVLRYYEQLSEAEIADVLGISVGTVKSQASRALAGLRARAPRSLDPHDSGDDAR from the coding sequence GTGACCGCGACACTCGTCGACATGGGTGTGCACCGGGATGGGTCCGACAAGGACTCGGAGTTCTCGGCGTACATGTCTGCGCGCCAGCCTGCCCTCTACCGCACGGCGTACCTCCTCGCCGGCGACCACGCCTCGGCCGAGGACCTGCTGCAGGTCGCCTTCGCCAAGCTCTACCTGTCGTGGGACCGGGTCCGCGACCGGGAGGCGCTCGACGGCTACGTCCGCCGGATCATGGTCAACGAGAACAGCTCGCTGTGGCGCCGGGCGTGGAAGCGCCGCGAGCACACCACCGACACGCTGCCCGAGACCGGCACCCACGACGCGTACGACGACGGCATGGGCGGGGTGCTCTGGTCCTTCGTGCAGACCCTGCCGCCCAAGCAGCGGGCGGTGGTCGTGCTGCGCTACTACGAGCAGCTGAGCGAGGCGGAGATCGCCGACGTGCTCGGCATCTCCGTCGGCACGGTGAAGTCCCAGGCCAGCCGCGCCCTCGCCGGACTGCGCGCCCGCGCACCCCGGTCGCTCGACCCCCACGACTCCGGAGATGACGCCCGATGA
- a CDS encoding S-(hydroxymethyl)mycothiol dehydrogenase encodes MQQVKAVVALAKGEPVQLTTINVPDPGPGEAVVQVQACGVCHTDLHYREGGINDEFPFLLGHEAAGVVEAVGPDVTGLEPGDFVVLNWRAVCGDCRACDRGEPWYCFATHNATQRMTLAEGHLAGTELSPALGIGAFAEKTLVAAGQCTKVDPSARAAAVGLLGCGVMAGLGAAINTGNVGRGSTVAVIGCGGVGAAAIAGAALAGASKIIAVDIDDRKLETAKKLGATHTVNSSQVDAVDAIRELTPPPDGTGHEGGADVVIDAVGRPETWKQAFYARDLAGTVVLVGVPTPDMKVPDIPLIDVFGRGGSLKSSWYGDCLPSRDFPMLVDLYQQGRLDLDAFVTEEIGIGDVEAAFDKMHEGSVLRSVVVL; translated from the coding sequence ATGCAGCAGGTCAAGGCCGTCGTCGCGCTCGCCAAGGGCGAGCCGGTGCAGCTCACCACGATCAACGTCCCCGACCCGGGGCCGGGGGAGGCCGTGGTCCAGGTGCAGGCGTGCGGCGTGTGCCACACCGACCTGCACTACCGCGAGGGCGGGATCAACGACGAGTTCCCGTTCCTGCTGGGGCACGAGGCGGCGGGCGTCGTCGAGGCCGTCGGTCCCGACGTGACGGGCCTGGAGCCGGGCGACTTCGTCGTCCTCAACTGGCGCGCCGTCTGCGGCGACTGCCGTGCCTGCGACCGCGGCGAGCCGTGGTACTGCTTCGCGACGCACAACGCGACGCAGCGGATGACGCTCGCCGAGGGCCACCTCGCCGGCACGGAGCTCTCCCCGGCTCTGGGCATCGGCGCCTTCGCGGAGAAGACGCTGGTGGCGGCGGGACAGTGCACCAAGGTCGACCCGTCGGCGCGGGCGGCCGCGGTCGGGCTGCTCGGGTGCGGCGTGATGGCCGGGCTGGGTGCCGCGATCAACACCGGCAACGTCGGCCGCGGCTCGACGGTCGCGGTGATCGGCTGCGGCGGTGTCGGCGCCGCCGCGATCGCCGGCGCCGCGCTGGCCGGTGCGTCGAAGATCATCGCGGTCGACATCGACGACCGGAAGCTCGAGACGGCGAAGAAGCTCGGCGCCACCCACACGGTGAACTCGTCGCAGGTCGACGCGGTCGACGCTATCCGCGAGCTGACCCCGCCGCCGGACGGCACCGGCCACGAGGGCGGCGCGGACGTGGTCATCGACGCGGTCGGGCGGCCCGAGACGTGGAAGCAGGCGTTCTACGCCCGCGACCTGGCCGGCACCGTCGTGCTCGTCGGTGTGCCGACGCCGGACATGAAGGTCCCTGACATCCCGCTCATCGACGTCTTCGGTCGCGGCGGCTCGCTCAAGTCGTCGTGGTACGGCGACTGCCTGCCCTCGCGCGACTTCCCGATGCTCGTCGACCTCTACCAGCAGGGTCGCCTCGACCTCGACGCCTTCGTCACCGAGGAGATCGGCATCGGCGACGTCGAGGCCGCGTTCGACAAGATGCACGAGGGCTCTGTCCTGCGCTCGGTGGTGGTGCTCTGA